ttcaaatttaaatatatcctctaaaaatggcatttaaGTGTCCAGAAGTAGATGAGAAAAACAGTAAAAGTGTaattttaccttttatatTGAATAGTCGTcaattatacataaaacaacctttaaaatattcattaaatAGCTAAGGAAATATTCtattatatttcaaaatatacttacatatatttgttattttttcgttttttatcaTTCAGAATGTATTCAAACTTAAGTGTGCTGATAAGATCTTTAAGCCATTTCTTAATCATTTTAGtcattttgataaattaGACGATAAATGTTTGGAtcatattaacaaaattaaagatCCCATATTAAAATACATTTCTGTATACCTTGTACAATATTATAAAGATGGCtatgaatattataaagatagtgaaaaaaaagagagagacgCAGCTTGCCAATATCTCAAACTATGGTTACATGAACAAAAAGATTTATTCACGTATGGTGGGATGTGTACTATAAAGCTGTGGTTGTGGAATAATCATATTAGAACTCTGTGGACATTGTTAGAAGAAGACTCATATCACCTTTATAGAGAATATGACACAATGCACGAATGGTGCAAATATTATGGGTAccaatatacaaaatatcCGCCTGGAATTACTTTGCATAATTGTGAAGAAAGTATTTCTAAAGA
This Plasmodium cynomolgi strain B DNA, scaffold: 1643, whole genome shotgun sequence DNA region includes the following protein-coding sequences:
- a CDS encoding hypothetical protein (putative) is translated as MAFKCPEVDEKNSKSNVFKLKCADKIFKPFLNHFSHFDKLDDKCLDHINKIKDPILKYISVYLVQYYKDGYEYYKDSEKKERDAACQYLKLWLHEQKDLFTYGGMCTIKLWLWNNHIRTLWTLLEEDSYHLYREYDTMHEWCKYYGYQYTKYPPGITLHNCEESISKELHSEDPLQKTIRTDCECSDYDFAVSSKITGNTPDINPTKKIAVTSGLTSVGTAGALLLLYKVINKQ